The nucleotide window ATGATGCTGAAGTTGAACTTGGACAAAATGAAGAAGTTCATGAGGTTGAACTTGGTCAGCAAAAACTTCCTCGGGTTGAAGTTGGTGACCAAGAACTTCCTGAGGTTGAAGTTGTTCAGGAAGAACATGATGATGTTGAAGTTGAACTTGGACAAAATGAAGAAGTTCATGAGGTTGAACTTGGTCAGCAAGAACTTCCTCGGGTTGAAGTTGATGACCAAGAACTTCCTGAGGTTGAAGTTGTTCAGGAAGAACATGATGATGTTGAAGTTGAAGAACATGGTGAAGAAGGTGATGGTCATGTTGATGAAGTTGTTGAGGAACATGCTGAAGATGGTGGAGTGGGGGATGCATCTGATGAGGAACATTTGGTGGATGTAAGTGTGCATGGAAATGAAGAAAcccaagaagaggaagaggactGGCTAGGGGGAATAGGAAGGGAATGTAGTTCTGGAAAGAAGCATGTAGAGGCAAGGGGATTAAGTGATAGTGAGTGGCAATCTGATAGTTGTGGTAGTATAAATATAAGTGATGATTCAGATGTTGAAACATCTAGATATGGAGATTTTGCAACCTTCAAAGAGCCCACAAGTATGAAAGAGTATAGATGGGAACTTGGTACATATTTCCCTNaaaaaaatgatttcattgATGCAATTAGAAGTTATGGAGTACACAATGGTAGAAAGTTGAAGCTGTGGAAGAATGATAAGAGAAGAATTAGCGTGAAATGTTATGGCTCACAAGGGAAATGTCCCTGGTACGCTTATTGTGGATATAGGAGTACCCAGCGTACATGGCAGCTAAGAAAGCTTGTGGACAGGCATACTTGTACTAGGGAATTCAAAGTTGGTCTAGTAACCTCTAAATGGTTAAGTGGGAGGCTGGAGAAGAGCATCAAAGCAAATCCTgattttaaaatgtcaaatctGCACAACAATTTCTGTAAGAAATTTAATGTACGTGTGTCTAGGGCTACAACAAGTAGAGCAAAGGCAATGGCAACANCTAGCATTGAGGGTAGCTTCAAAGAACAATATCTAAGNCTCTATGATTATGCAGAGGAGTTGCTGCGGGCAAACCCAGGTTCAACAGTTAAGATTAATGTTGAACCAAACCAGGATAAAACCATATTCAAGagaatttatgtttgtttaaaaGCATGTAAGGACAGCTTTGTATCTTGTAGACCAATTATTCATTTGGATGGNTGTTTCTTAAAAGGGAAATATGGAGGAGAGCTTTTAACTGCTGTTGGCAGAGATGCTAATGACCAGATGTGTCCCTTAGCTTATGCTGTAGTTGAAGTTGAGAATAAGGAATCATGGACTTTTTTCTTGGAATTGTTAATTGAGGATCTTGGAGGTGGGGGGTTTTGTTCAAGATGTACATTTATGTCAGATCAGCAAAAAGTAAGTAACAACAAACACTTTTATTCATTACTTTCTTCACCTTATAAAGTTAGGAAATTTAATGGTCCTACTTTGTTTGAATAGGGACTTCTTCCAGCTTTACAAATGTTGTTGCCTAATGTGGACCAGCGTTACTGTGTTAGGCacatttattcaaatttcaGAAAGAAATTTGCTGGCTTAAACCTTAGACAATTACTATGGAAGGCTGCAACATCAACAACCCCTGAAGCATGGGAGTCAGTAATGAGACAGATGAAGGAAGTTAACATTGACGCATTTAAATACTTGATTCAGCTTCCACCAAGGCAAGTTAACATAGGCGCATTCAAATTGTtagtataacatgctttttaaatttatgcAAATGTTTAACTTTATATTGTTGCAGACATTGGTCTAGATCCAGGTTTACAGGAATACCTTCTTGTGACACACTTGTCAACAACATATCTGAAGGTTTTAATAGTGTCATCTTAGATGCACGGGGCAAACCTATAATATCAATGTTGGAAGAGATTCGGATGTACTTGATGAACAGATGGGCATCCAATAGAGAGAAGGTTAGCAGATTTGAAGGTATCATATGCccaaagattaaaaaaagactGCAGAAGGAGTTAGAGAAGACTAAATACTGGATGCCAAGGTATGAAAACCTTTGAATTTGGTATAACTAGTTATCTGCTGTTGTTaacattcatttttttccatttgGCAGTTGGTCAGGGATGCAAATATTTCAGATCACTCATACA belongs to Vigna radiata var. radiata cultivar VC1973A unplaced genomic scaffold, Vradiata_ver6 scaffold_1181, whole genome shotgun sequence and includes:
- the LOC106778622 gene encoding uncharacterized protein LOC106778622 is translated as EVNEVVQGEPVVEVGQEEHDDAEVELGQNEEVHEVELGQQKLPRVEVGDQELPEVEVVQEEHDDVEVELGQNEEVHEVELGQQELPRVEVDDQELPEVEVVQEEHDDVEVEEHGEEGDGHVDEVVEEHAEDGGVGDASDEEHLVDVSVHGNEETQEEEEDWLGGIGRECSSGKKHVEARGLSDSEWQSDSCGSINISDDSDVETSRYGDFATFKEPTSMKEYRWELGTYFPXKNDFIDAIRSYGVHNGRKLKLWKNDKRRISVKCYGSQGKCPWYAYCGYRSTQRTWQLRKLVDRHTCTREFKVGLVTSKWLSGRLEKSIKANPDFKMSNLHNNFCKKFNVRVSRATTSRAKAMATXSIEGSFKEQYLXLYDYAEELLRANPGSTVKINVEPNQDKTIFKRIYVCLKACKDSFVSCRPIIHLDGCFLKGKYGGELLTAVGRDANDQMCPLAYAVVEVENKESWTFFLELLIEDLGGGGFCSRCTFMSDQQKGLLPALQMLLPNVDQRYCVRHIYSNFRKKFAGLNLRQLLWKAATSTTPEAWESVMRQMKEVNIDAFKYLIQLPPRHWSRSRFTGIPSCDTLVNNISEGFNSVILDARGKPIISMLEEIRMYLMNRWASNREKVSRFEGIICPKIKKRLQKELEKTKYWMPSWSGMQIFQITHTSIIAEKYVVDVEKRDCSCRKWTITGIPCCHALTAMSFLNINPEEYLPLWFRT